The DNA region TCCATATAGTAGCGTGGACGGCAAGGCTCATATTGCATAGAAAAATTTATAGTAATAAAGTGAGAGTCTCTGCATGCCTGTCTGGGGACTGGACACTAACCTGTTTACTCTTGAGTTTGAGGGGTGCCACCTGATTAGGATCCAGATTAGTCCGAGTAATCTATTAGGATTGTTTCTGCTATCAGTATGTCAGCTTGGTGACAAAGATACTAAGTATCTTTCACACTTTATGCCAGTGCCTGACTTTTCCAAGGGGAGCTGCTGTGGATGTGAAGACAGTAAGAGGTGGATATGTGGAATAAAGTGGCATCTGCCTGAGAGTAGAGGTTGGAGCTTATATTTTCGATTCCACTAGAACCCATGACCAGAAACAGGAGTCCAAAGGGACACTAACTAATGACCTTGTGAAGCCACAACTTAGTAATGGACACCAGGAAACAAACTGTCTTTTatctgctcctcttagagcacaGGATAAGAATGCAAATTACTGCATGTTTGACAATGTCTGTGAAGTGGTGTTGAGCCAGGAGCCTCGGTGATTGCTGCTGTGCTTTAATGAGCTCTCTGATGCCACAGGCTTAGAGTGTTACAGCCTGTGACACAGGTAGAATTGCCAGCTAGCACGAGAAGAGCCAGATGAGCAGCGGTGTCACtacctgcttctcttctgtgtccCACAGCTGCATCCTATGACAAGCGAATTGCACTCTGGGATATTGGGATTCCAGACTGTGACTACAATTTCAAAGCAAGGTAAAGGTTCAAAAACCAGACGTGGCCAGTCCAGGAGCCTATAGCTTCACGTCACAGCACCACTTAACTGCTtactctcttttttcccttgtagccagctgctgctgctggaagctcTCTCTATTCCCTTACGGATTGCCCTGGTCCCCACCTGCCCAGATCAGTACCTGCTGGCTGGCTGTGAAAGCGGCTGCTTTGCCTGGAACATAAAACTGGATAAGGAACAAAAAAGCAGGTGAGAACCAAAAGCTGGGAACATCCATTTGTTTTCCATAACAAGAAGAGGTAGTCCTAGGAAGGGCTTTATTGCTAACCAAGGAGGTCTGAGCAAGAAAAGCAGCATGTCCTACCAAACTTAAAATGTACTCCTCatagtggcaagaaaaaatacTAGTGTGGTGCTAAAGGAGTGATCAAAGCTAGCAGCCCTGAGCTTGTATGGATGCTCCAGTCTACAAGTGTTGCAGGCTGCTTTGAAGGAAGGCTGACATGAGTGTAATACAATACCCTAGAACTTAAGGGCGTATCACCTTGAAATAGTGCAATAGAGTATAAATTATTGGATCGAGTTCGAGTCTCACAGCAAGGCCTACCCTGCTTCTGGTACGTGAGGTTACCCAGGAAACTGGCACTCTCGGggagcacagaaaaaaattacaagaaagaaGCGAGTGAAGTCATGCCCTGCTGACATACTAATCCTGATGCCTAGATAAAGAGATGAAGTAAACCAGCAGTCTCTTAAGCAAATGGGCTTCTGCTGTATTAATAAACACGGGTGCCCAAAAGCATAAGTTCAAGCAGCAGTTCATCTGAGTTTAGCAAGAGATGCACTAACACATGAATTTCCTTCTGGGTTCTGTACCCAAGTGCCCTTCCACTGCTGCCCATTCAGGACTTGACTCGTTTCATCCTTCCTCTAGGCCTTTTGAAGTACTATTCCAGTTCCCTGATGAAGATGGAGGCATGACAACATCTCACAGGGTTGATGGTGTGGCTTTTCTGAATAATGATGTTGTCGGTGAGTATAAACACAACAGCTCAATCCAGGAAGTCAGGCATCTCAGCATGcggcaggctgcagccagcatgATGAGCAGAGGGACTCAATGGGGTGTGACTACCTCTTTAGATTTTTGGGAGCTACACAGAATGGAGTTGTCTCCCAGAGTCACTTATCTTTCCCTAAAATGTGGCTAGAGGTGCAAACCCGTGTCTGAGCAGGGCTGGAAACTAGGTAGACCTACCTCTGAGAGCAGTActgaaggggaaggggagagagctcCTTTCTGCTCAcaggctggtggcagcagcactTTTTTGCAGGGGAGTTGGGGGTTCCTACATCTGGGAGAGTGCTTAAAGCATGGGCTGGGTCTTTCTGAATAGCTTATGCTTGTTCTACAGTTCAGGGACATAAGCATGGGACTGAAAAATCCCTCTGCAGCCCTTAGTTATCCTGAAATAAGGTAAAGGAAGTAGAAACAGTTGCTGCTGGTATCAGGTACCCCATGTTAAAATCCACCTTCTGGATGGACCACCTGAGGCCAGCCTTTGTCTTGAGGCATTTTACTTCTTAGCCACTGACAGCCTCTCCTGTCTTTCTTCCCTAGTTTCCAAGAGCTCTAAACTGGGATGCATATACTTGTGGAGCTGGAGTCGGTCTTTTGACACAAAGGGGAAGGGATGCCAGCGAACAGTAGGCGCAGTTATTCTCGCTGAGCTGGAGTGGTCCACGACAGACCTGTCCTACCTGACGCTCAGCACCTGCCCAGGTAGGCAGCACCCTTCCGCAGGGCAAGCAGCGAGGTTGTACAGTGCAAGACTTGCTTGGAAGGGTTGTGGGTGCCTCCCCTTTCACCCCTCAGAGGAGCCTGTAGCTTGAGGCAGGGGCCTGGATTTCAGCCCACCTCAGAGAGCGTGTCTGGCCTCCCTTCTGCAAGCAACAAGAGCCCTCGCCTCACTGCactgcagctccagcacagcacCACCTGtatatagtaaaaataataaataattacagCTATACCATCTCCCATACAGTCAGGGAACAGCTCAGGCTTACAGCCTTACACCAACTGTACAGGGCCAACATATGGTCTTCCTTGTACAGGTCTGCAAAGCACACGGAGCTGGTGGCTTGGCCCTGCAGCTTTTCTGGAGCCATTTTGGTGCTCAGTGCCTCTGAAGTAAGGGGTAGGAATTCCACACACAGGGCAGCTGGCTTTTAAGACTGACAAGGAATAGACAAACCTGATGTGATTGCCactttccaaaaccaaaaagtcAGAATACCAAAACATCTATCACTAGCTTTTCTGTACTAGAGTAAGTCAGCTGATTTATCTTTAAATGAATTTACTTTTTTCAGAGAAAGGTAGATTAATatatttgtgctggaaatagaATTTTGCTGGAGTGTGACATCCTCCCCCGAGATCCTACAGCACTGTCTTGAGCTCTGGTCTATAGAGGAGGAGATGCCCAGTTCCACACTGGTTTTCCACCTCCTTCTTTTGGTCTTACAGCAAAAGAGTACGTGTTCTGTGGTGATGAGAAGGGAAGTGTGTGGATGTACAACCTCTCAAGCTACACCACAGCATGGAGCTCTGCAAAGGGAAAACGCTCAGACAAGAGGATCCCTCCCTCGCAGGTGGGTCTCCTTTACCCTCTGGGGCTGAGCCAGGCCTCTCTTCCACCCCGGTGCAGCTGTGTTGAGGCTCCTGAGCAGATTTACACCAGAACATGCCTCGTGTTTCCTGTACCTAACACTCAGAAGCAGTTAAAAGCAATCCTCGCCAGAGTGTGACCAAGGCCATCTTTCAAATCTCACACAAACACAACTGTGACAGGAATTAGGAGCTGTAAAGCAGGTCTGTTTGCTCCTGCGTTCTGCAGCTCGGCAACTTTTCCTAGCAGGAGGGCCCTCGGTAAAAAATTAAGTGGTTAAACTGGAGACCCCAACACCACACGCATCCAGGCACCATTTCCCTGACAGGCCCAGGGAAGGCAGagcagctgtgccctggcagAACTGCACGCAGTAAAGGGCTCACTGTTTCCATATGCTCATGCCCCCCTTTTTCTGCTTGGTATTTCCCTGGCCTCCAGAGATAGTCCTCTTTGGACTCTGCTCCCTGGGGTGGTGAAGGTGTACACATTCAAAGGCTCACTGCAGAGCGTGGTCTGGAGCTATCATTATACATAGGTATGACACAACCTCACGTTCTGTGAAGTTTTTGCAAGCGTAGTGCCCAAATCAACACTCAGTTCAGCTGCTTTCACATCCTCCTTTCTGATCAAGCCTCTGGTCAAACCCTGCTCTCCCCTCTAGGAGGAGGGCCAGAGCTGCACCACCTCCCCCCGCAGTGGGAAGAACCTTCCTGTTCAGCTTCCCCAGGTGGGAAGGGAAGCAGCTTCCACAGAAACCCAGTCATCAAACCAGGCCTTGCTGTAATTAATAACCTTCCACTTTCAGAGACAATACCACTGTTCCTTTCCTACCCAATCTCTGTTCTCCTCATAGATTCTCAAGTGGCCAGAGCTTCAAGCAAACAAGGAGCAGCTGACTGAAGTCCTAATAAACAATGTGGTATCTGACCCTGCTTTTACTTACCTTGTCGTTCTAACTAGTGTGAACATAACAGCAATTTGGAAGAAGTCATAGTCCCTTGTAACAGTTTCATTCCCATGCTTTGAAATAGTGCAGTATTAGTGACCGTTACCCATGTAACCATTAAGTTTTCTCTTGCACATAATAGCtgatctaggaaaaaaaaggtaagagtTTGTAAAACTCACCAAGTCATTGTAAACATCTGGTTTCTTTTACTGTAAGTTTTCACaatttgtgcatttgttttataGAAATGAcacttaataaaacaaaatactggTACAGTTGGCAGTGCCTAGactttttgaaaaggaaaagcagagagttCGTCTACCGCTGTCACTCAGCAGCTTCTCATTCTGGAAGTACACTCACAATAAACTGACCAACAGCCCAGTACAAATATTTGCATTAAGGCTCCAGTTAGAACAGTAGAGATCATTTTAATGACTTATCCATCAAATCAAGATATTTAACTCCTTGGCAAGTCTGGTATAAAAAAACCACCCCTCAGCATATCGCTACTGCTGGCAAGAATTAACTAAACATAAGTGGGACAACAGGGGAAATATTTGCCATGAATGGAGGTTTAAATATAACATTCAACTAACAGATACATCATTCTGCCTCAGAAGTACAGTCCACTCTAAAGGGGGTGATTTTACTCCACTCCTTCTTGTTTGTCTTTAATAGCAACctgtaaaacacaaacaaaaatacatacagCCAGAGGAAGTTAGTTTAAACGTTTGTAACAAGTCTTCTGTGAAACACAAGAACCACCACAAACGCTCAGCGGAAATCTCTACACCATCCAGGAAAACAATACttacattaaaacatatttaacaGATTGGTGCACTGTTACCTTTTACCAGCACATCAGAGAACACTACACAGACAATACCCTGTTCATGGCCCCCCTGGTTTTGTCTGAATAACCTTTTGGACAGATTAAGTCTCAAAAATCAGGGTCTAAATACAATCATACAGTCAAGCAGAAGCAATGAGAAGCCGTTGGAAATATTGTCCTGGAGTTTTggcagaagtaaaaaaaaccatgcaaacagaaaaacacttgGAAGAATAGAATAAGACTCTGAGAAAACCAAAGCCAGCCACCTAGGGAATTGCAGAGCACCCACTGAACCCTGGGCATGCACATAACCCTCGAGAGCACGCGAGTAATGCGAAGCTGCGTGGCTCTGATTAATTTATTCACCTAAAAGAGCAGCTCCAGGATACACTACCCCTCTCTTCGTTTCACTTTTAATTGCAAGAAGctcaaatactttaaaagaaaaaaaaaaaaccaacacttaCTCTGAACCTCTCTTCCAGGAGGGAGAGCTCACTGATCAAATCCGTGATGGCGTTGGTGAAAGCTTCCTGGGGGCTGTAATCAGGGGTGGTTTGGACACGGATGATAATTTTGTGTTCCAATGGGTGTGGAACCTTGTACCCTGCAAATAACACCTGGGGGTCTTTCAGTAACTGCCTGCAACAGAAAAGCAGCGCTGAACAACCACGcagctttttatatttaaaaaaaaaatcattaaaaagccAGGTTTCTGATGGGCTTCCCCAACGTGCTTTCAAATAGGGCATTAGGCGTGTGTTCGGGGAGGTTATTCCCTCACTTTTGAAAGGCAGAGTTGCTTTGGCCAGATGTGACATCTATCACAACGTCACTAAGctttctgaggagaaaataaaaagcctcaacctccctccctcccagatTTCCTCCCCCCCCACGCCTTAGCTCACGACTTGATGATGTTCCCCAGAGTGTGGTCCTCCTTGTTGATGGTGAACAGACAGGCATTGGGCACCTTCGTGTCCTTGTTGATGGCGACCCTGAGCGGACACAGACAGGCCGTTATCGCAGCCCCCTCAGGCAGCGGCTCCCGCCGCTCGATACAGCCCGGGAGGTCGCGGGGAGCCTGGCGGGGGAGGCCCGGGGGGGCCCAGGGCTCCCCCGGGCCTCCCCCGCAGGCTCCCGCGACCGGACCAAGGGTCTGCGTCCGACCaagggccgccccccgccgccgctcacTTCTTCTCGCCCTCGAAGAGGAGGAAGGACTCGAAGGCCGGCGGCGCGTTCATCCCGCCGCCGCCACTCGCCGCGTCCCTTCCGCCTTCGCGTCACTTCCGCCCGTACGTCACTTCCGCCCGCTCCCGGCTGCGACAGCGCCCCCAGGCGGGCGGGAGGACTCGGCCCAGGCtgctccctcccgccgccggtGACACCAGAAAGCGGGGCTCCCGGTGACGTCACCGGTGATGTCACCACCAGTGATGGCACCTGGTGCCACCCTCAGTAGCACCACCAGTGCTGTCACCAGCAGAACCTTCCCCAGGCCACCAGCAGAACCCCCAGTGACACCACCACTAGCAATGGCACCAGGAGGGCCATCAGTGATGGCAGCAGTGCCACCACCAGTAGCACCACCAAGGCTGCCACCAGCAGAGCTTTaactgccccccacccccaagccaCCAGCGCCCGGCCCCGTGGGCAGCAGCGTCCCCACCAGCGACGGATAGGACAGGGCCACAGGGTACAAAGTGCCTTTATTGCCACCACTGTGGTCCCCAAGGCATGGGGACACTGACTCCCGAGGGGGGGCCGGGCCACCGGACCCCTCatgtctgcagctgcagcagggtgggggtcgggggggccgggggctgcgccAGGCGGTGGCAGCCCTCCAGGTCCCCCAGCACCCCGAAGAGCCGGCTCAGCCCCTCGGGCAGGGGGGCACCTGCAGGAGTGGGGGAGCAGCAGTGAGACCCCAAGGGGTCACCCCACAACTACCACAGACCCCCCCACAAACCCCAGGACATGTCCCAACCACAGCATCCCCAGTGCGGTCCCCAAAATCCCACCCCAAACCTACCTTCACACCGGGGGCCGTTTTGGCCATCCTCcggctccagcagctcccagtacttttccctggggaagagaggagagggacAGGCCCTTGGTAGgagctggggggtgtgggggggccccCTCAGGACAGGGGCTCACCTGAGGGTCCCTCGGAGGCCCTGGAGGTGGTGGAAGAGGCGTTGCGCCTCCGCTGCGGGGTCCAGGGGGTCAGTCCAGTCCTGGAGGGTGACACCGTGCCGGGTCCGGTCGCACCCCAGCCCTGCGGGACAGTGGGCTCAcgatggcaggggggtggggacacaCCACCGGCACCCCCGCGGGGGTCCAGGGTGCCCACCCCGGTACCTGTCCTCTGCCTCTGGTGGCAGCAGCTCCACTTGTCCCCGCGGAAGACACCGGGGTGGTAGGTGCGGAGCACGCGGGGGTTGTTGACACACACCTTGCGCAGGGCTGACAGCCACTGGTTCAGGTCGTTGACACACTGCGGGGGGGGTGGGAGCGGTGAGGGGGGGTCCCAGGCTGTGACACCCCTCTGTATGTGTTCCCCCCGGTCCCACCTTGCACTGGAGGTAGGCTGTCTCCTGCTGCCCGCCTGCATCCATGTAGACCACCTGCATGACGTAGGAGTTCCCGAAGCTCTTCTCCTCCACCTTCTCGGCCGCGAGGATGTCAGCCAGGGCGATGGCGCCGCTACGCTGATGggggacatacacacacacacacagggggTCAGGGCCACCCCGCTGCCACCCCCACCGTCCCCCTGGCACTCCCTCACCTCAGCGCCGGGGCTCTTCCCGAAGCTGAGGGCTTCCCCGGTGAGGCAGAAGTGGAGCTTCTTGGCAGCGGCAGCAAGCAGCGGTCCCTTGCCCCGCGTCTTGTGGACAAAGAGTGGCCCCTCTTTCACCACTGCGGTGGGGGGGCCCAGCAGCCGCccttcaccttcctcctcctcctcctcttcctctgtccccACCAACCGGGCAATGAAGTCCTTCATCTGGGCGATGCCCTGCTGCAgggcgggcagcagcggggccagCCAGGACTCCTTGGCCCGCCCGGCCACCGGCTCCATGTTGCCCACCATCTGGACAGCCTGCAGACCCCCAGGGACGGCAGTGTCACCGACCCAGCTCTCCCCACTGGGAAGCAACTGAGcactccaaaaaaaccccacctgggTGACACCGCTACCCCCACCACATCCTCCCCGGTCCCACCTTGGCCAGGAGCAGCAGCGTGCGGCTGGTGCGTGCGTCGGCGTGTGTCTCCCGCAGGTGGAAGAGCTTGGGGGTCATGATGGCCGGCGAGAAGAAGCGGAGGCAGAGGAAGCTGGTGACGGCCACGAACTTGGCGTGCTGTAGCCGACCGAGGCGGAGGGAGACGTGTGAGGGTCTGTACCAGAGCAGGACATGCCCGGGCACCGCATACATCGATGCACCAGGGACATGGGGGCTGCCTTCCAGCACCGGGGTTGCTGTCTGGGTGCAGCACGGCCCTGCTGTCCCCTTGGGTCCCATCCCTGGGGGGCTGCCCCCATGCCCAAGAGGGGACCCCATCAACCAAAGCTGGGGACTGCACCCAGTGCACCCCATCCCCTGGGGACATCCCCGATTGACCCCCCCGGTTCCTCCCCTGCCGCAGCCCAACCTGGTGCTGGGGGAAGCGCTCCCCGACGCGCCGGAAGAGCTGCCGGAAAGCAGCGCGGATGATGGGGGGACACGCCGGGGCTGACTTGACGATGGCATCCAGCAGCTCGCCCAGATAGGACTGGAGGTGCTGGCGGCCCTGCTCAATCACCTCACCCTCTGTCTGCACCCGGTGCAGCCCCGAGCACCTGTGGGCACCAGCACCATCAGCCCCACGGCTggggtccccctgccccaccaccCCGTGTGTCCCTTACCCGACGTCCTTGACCTCCACCTTGCCAGGGTCCAGCTCCACGTACTTCTTC from Strix uralensis isolate ZFMK-TIS-50842 chromosome 20, bStrUra1, whole genome shotgun sequence includes:
- the LOC141952545 gene encoding DNA-directed RNA polymerase II subunit RPB11-a isoform X1, which gives rise to MNAPPAFESFLLFEGEKKVAINKDTKVPNACLFTINKEDHTLGNIIKSKLSDVVIDVTSGQSNSAFQKQLLKDPQVLFAGYKVPHPLEHKIIIRVQTTPDYSPQEAFTNAITDLISELSLLEERFRVAIKDKQEGVE
- the LOC141952545 gene encoding DNA-directed RNA polymerase II subunit RPB11-a isoform X2, whose product is MNAPPAFESFLLFEGEKKVAINKDTKVPNACLFTINKEDHTLGNIIKSQLLKDPQVLFAGYKVPHPLEHKIIIRVQTTPDYSPQEAFTNAITDLISELSLLEERFRVAIKDKQEGVE
- the LOC141952540 gene encoding ras GTPase-activating protein 4-like isoform X1 → MGSGQGGRRFEAWLGSAARPSALPLAMARRSALSIRIVEGRNLPAKDIMGSSDPYCIVKIDDETIIRTATVWKTLSPFWGEEYEVHLQPTFHSVSIYVMDEDALSHDDVIGKVCITRDMLAEHPKGFSGWMSLSEVDPDEEVQGEIHLRVEVPGSQDSRRVLCCTVLEARDLARKDRNGASDPFVRLRYNGKVQESTVVKKSCYPRWNETFEFELAEPAGEKLCVEVWDWDLVGRNDFLGKVVFSVPGLEAAGQEEGWFRLQPDKSKPREDEHQGSLGSLQLQVRLRDETVLPSHCYQPLVQLLCQEVKSGRQDGQVHLVTLLDETTTAECRQEVAVNLVRLFLGQGLVKEFLDLLFELELAKPCEPNTLFRSNSLASKSMESFLKVTGMLYLHTVLGSTITRVFEEKKYVELDPGKVEVKDVGCSGLHRVQTEGEVIEQGRQHLQSYLGELLDAIVKSAPACPPIIRAAFRQLFRRVGERFPQHQHAKFVAVTSFLCLRFFSPAIMTPKLFHLRETHADARTSRTLLLLAKAVQMVGNMEPVAGRAKESWLAPLLPALQQGIAQMKDFIARLVGTEEEEEEEEGEGRLLGPPTAVVKEGPLFVHKTRGKGPLLAAAAKKLHFCLTGEALSFGKSPGAERSGAIALADILAAEKVEEKSFGNSYVMQVVYMDAGGQQETAYLQCKCVNDLNQWLSALRKVCVNNPRVLRTYHPGVFRGDKWSCCHQRQRTGLGCDRTRHGVTLQDWTDPLDPAAEAQRLFHHLQGLRGTLREKYWELLEPEDGQNGPRCEGAPLPEGLSRLFGVLGDLEGCHRLAQPPAPPTPTLLQLQT